One window from the genome of Dyadobacter sp. CECT 9275 encodes:
- a CDS encoding DinB family protein, producing the protein MTETEIYIRQTSDAYEWVNKLVGTTPVEKWKIIPDIIETSIDWQVGHLIISHYFHSIMVIRGHQMDILKQLPIKEYSTWFTETFPSYSEGKTDSLQLWDDLKFMQRRSLEILAALSPTELDNPLEPTPTPHPIALTKREAIEWNIKHTMYHCGQIGILKRVVDQRYDFGLRLAK; encoded by the coding sequence ATGACCGAAACAGAAATATACATCCGCCAAACCTCCGATGCTTACGAATGGGTCAATAAATTGGTTGGGACAACTCCTGTTGAGAAATGGAAAATCATTCCAGATATTATTGAAACCAGTATCGACTGGCAGGTGGGGCATTTGATTATCAGCCATTACTTCCACTCCATTATGGTCATCCGAGGGCACCAAATGGATATTCTCAAGCAGCTTCCGATCAAAGAATATAGTACCTGGTTTACGGAGACATTCCCCTCCTACTCCGAAGGAAAAACAGACTCCCTGCAATTATGGGACGATTTGAAATTTATGCAACGAAGATCTTTGGAAATTCTGGCCGCTCTGTCGCCGACAGAACTGGATAATCCGCTTGAACCAACGCCCACACCTCACCCCATTGCCCTGACCAAGCGCGAAGCAATTGAGTGGAACATAAAGCACACCATGTACCATTGCGGGCAGATCGGTATCCTCAAGAGGGTTGTTGACCAGCGTTACGACTTTGGGCTGAGGCTTGCCAAATGA
- a CDS encoding glycosyltransferase family 39 protein: MAERGLYTRARLSIVLSLIANGIITFFYSELFSFFDAIGQVSASIFWSLVVILSGTFLWYLNRRGKIRLDDLLLLKAISRLKGLSVSNKIITWVSLLLIVIPLFFLAVYAPANNFDGHSYHLNRVLFWIDNGNLGHFPTQHIFQLYLNVFAEYLVLQTFLLSGSDYFSGLIQFGSFIGSLSLISLLVKKLGLKTDTQLLACLLLLTLPIGIFESTSVQVDYVACFFFIAYVYFGYSLLEERSWITLSAMLVSLSLGGFTKYPVLIFAIPFTVYFAVCILIQYRFTYAVKVVITAIVILLVTFAPFFSRNYQLLGHIMSPPEDSRLFAEKIPSDKHSFLFTVSGIVKNASLHLNIPSTAVNFSIEKVVRNLHDKMGVDIDDPALRLDRFRVRYSVHEDMVPNTFHFLLILVGGVFVFFISGARTIKWFWVCSFLGFVLFCTLLKFQLWSSRTHMPFFAMGIVLVSYIYSDVLRWRIEFLVIPFLVMSSLFVYGNPNKALVPVVYLTQKAVAHIPVAICYQDSLRLEMFRKHLSEYYLFKDGNDCHPLKQWPSGYWERRKVFSILEKYGYYDEDRNATVFRTSRAKGYFLSHLANYQSFGPLLDHMNFNHKNVGILFLRDVGFYHYWAAMAEKQENPGMMKYIRYRKELSVLENAKKPFCYDYILADDANLIRELIPRENIDTVYQQPLLRLVKLKKPSCDVYTF; the protein is encoded by the coding sequence ATGGCAGAAAGGGGCCTTTATACGAGAGCTCGTTTATCAATAGTCCTGTCTCTGATCGCAAACGGAATCATTACCTTTTTTTACAGTGAACTCTTTTCTTTTTTTGACGCAATAGGGCAGGTTTCGGCTAGTATATTCTGGAGTTTAGTGGTCATATTGTCTGGTACTTTTCTCTGGTATCTCAACAGAAGAGGAAAAATACGATTGGACGATCTGCTCCTTCTTAAAGCAATCAGTCGCCTTAAAGGACTTAGTGTTTCCAATAAAATCATTACCTGGGTGAGTTTGTTGCTAATAGTCATTCCGTTATTTTTTCTGGCGGTTTACGCCCCTGCAAACAACTTTGATGGTCACAGCTATCACCTGAACCGTGTGCTGTTCTGGATTGATAATGGTAATCTTGGACATTTTCCCACCCAACACATTTTTCAGCTGTATCTGAATGTATTTGCGGAATACCTGGTACTTCAGACATTTCTATTATCAGGTTCCGACTATTTCTCAGGACTCATTCAATTTGGTTCCTTTATTGGTTCCTTGTCTCTAATTAGCTTGCTTGTCAAAAAATTGGGGTTGAAAACAGATACTCAGCTACTTGCCTGCCTATTGTTGCTCACCCTGCCCATTGGCATTTTCGAAAGTACAAGTGTGCAGGTAGATTACGTGGCCTGTTTTTTCTTTATTGCCTATGTTTATTTCGGGTACAGCTTACTCGAAGAGCGATCCTGGATTACACTTTCGGCAATGCTTGTATCGCTATCGCTCGGTGGTTTTACCAAATACCCTGTCCTGATTTTCGCGATTCCGTTTACGGTCTACTTTGCAGTTTGTATTCTCATACAATATAGATTTACTTACGCGGTTAAGGTAGTTATCACAGCTATTGTGATCCTGCTGGTCACTTTCGCGCCTTTTTTTAGCAGAAACTACCAATTGTTGGGCCATATTATGAGCCCGCCGGAAGATAGCCGGCTCTTTGCTGAGAAAATACCTTCGGACAAGCATTCTTTTCTCTTTACGGTATCCGGTATAGTAAAAAATGCAAGCCTGCACCTGAATATCCCGAGTACGGCGGTTAATTTTTCTATTGAAAAAGTGGTGAGAAACCTCCATGATAAAATGGGCGTAGACATTGATGACCCCGCTTTGAGGTTAGACCGCTTTCGGGTAAGGTATTCTGTGCATGAAGATATGGTTCCTAATACCTTTCATTTTCTATTGATTCTTGTTGGAGGAGTATTTGTTTTCTTTATTTCGGGAGCACGCACTATAAAGTGGTTCTGGGTGTGTTCGTTTTTGGGTTTTGTTCTTTTTTGTACCCTGCTTAAATTCCAATTATGGAGCAGCCGAACCCACATGCCGTTTTTCGCGATGGGCATTGTACTGGTGAGCTATATTTACAGCGATGTACTCCGCTGGAGGATTGAATTTCTGGTCATCCCCTTCCTGGTCATGTCAAGTCTCTTCGTATATGGTAATCCGAACAAAGCGCTGGTTCCTGTTGTTTATCTGACTCAGAAGGCAGTTGCGCATATTCCTGTGGCCATTTGTTATCAGGACAGCCTCAGGCTTGAAATGTTCCGCAAGCATTTGAGTGAATATTACTTATTTAAGGATGGAAATGATTGCCACCCTTTAAAACAATGGCCCTCCGGTTACTGGGAGAGAAGAAAGGTTTTTTCTATATTGGAAAAATACGGATATTATGATGAAGACCGAAATGCTACGGTTTTCAGAACATCTCGTGCGAAGGGTTATTTTTTAAGTCATCTGGCGAATTACCAGAGCTTTGGGCCCCTGCTTGATCACATGAATTTCAACCATAAAAATGTAGGGATCTTATTTCTGAGAGATGTTGGCTTTTATCATTATTGGGCAGCTATGGCGGAGAAACAAGAGAATCCCGGCATGATGAAATACATACGGTATCGAAAGGAACTTTCTGTGCTTGAGAATGCGAAGAAACCATTTTGCTATGATTATATCCTTGCCGATGATGCGAATCTGATAAGAGAGCTTATCCCCAGGGAAAATATTGATACGGTCTATCAGCAGCCTTTGTTACGGCTGGTTAAGCTGAAAAAGCCAAGCTGTGACGTTTATACGTTTTAA